A genomic stretch from Thiomicrorhabdus sp. includes:
- the mrtJ gene encoding JDVT-CTERM system glutamic-type intramembrane protease, whose product MANTDTNLISAWIGQNSNCFKDRLFVAAMGGGLVVAAIYWLCIYSGMPQEWRPALIASILVFPVLEELAFRGWLQTRLKTRFAQEYYGFSLANLLTSLLFSGMHLGLHSPAWSLAVLVPSLIFGFFRDRFGGVAPAIVLHVFYNGCFFVLLTFPAPHC is encoded by the coding sequence ATGGCGAACACCGATACGAATTTGATATCCGCCTGGATTGGTCAAAACAGTAATTGTTTCAAGGATCGATTGTTTGTCGCCGCTATGGGCGGCGGACTGGTTGTCGCAGCGATTTACTGGCTGTGCATCTATTCTGGTATGCCGCAGGAATGGCGTCCGGCACTAATCGCGTCGATACTGGTTTTTCCCGTACTGGAAGAGCTGGCGTTTCGCGGCTGGTTGCAAACGCGGCTCAAAACCCGCTTTGCGCAGGAATATTATGGTTTCAGCCTCGCCAATTTGCTGACGTCGCTGTTATTCAGTGGCATGCATTTGGGGCTGCACTCGCCCGCCTGGTCTTTGGCGGTACTGGTTCCGTCATTGATTTTCGGTTTCTTTCGTGATCGCTTCGGCGGGGTTGCTCCGGCGATTGTCTTGCATGTTTTTTATAATGGTTGCTTTTTTGTTCTTCTGACTTTTCCGGCACCGCACTGCTGA